The sequence CTCGATTGGATTCTCTAATGGAAAGTTAGTCCCTAAAAAACGGTGTCCCGTCGTGTTTCGCCCTGTTTCGATACCGTTAATTGAGAAAGGAATGACGTCCTCGCCATAGAGAGCGACAAGCCACTGGATCGGCCGAGCATAGCGAAGGGAGTAGGTGTTCCATCGCATGCTTTTTGGAAATGTTAAGCCCGTAATCAATTCTTTAAGTTCCGGCAATAGCACGCTTGTTTTTTCACCCTTTTTATGTGTTTTGGCAAACACATAATCAGTGCCATTTACCGCTTTTATTTCCAACTGGCTCGTTTCTACTCCTTGGCCTTTCGCAAATCCAAGCGCCGCTTTTGTCCAAGCGCCGCTTTCGTCTTTGGCAATTTTTAAGGCAGGACCTCTTGTTTCATCATGTATATCAGGCTGCCGATCCGCCAAATTTTCAACGAGTACAGCCAACCTTCTTGGCGTAGCGTAAGAATGGATTTCTCCGTACGAAAGGCCTTTGTCATCAAGCCATGCTTGCACTTTTTCAGCGAGCTGTGTAATGGAAGGCGTAACAAAACGAGCCGGCAACTCCTCCAATCCTAGTTCAAGTAAAAATGGCTTATTCATCGTGGGCGTCCTCCTTTTTAAGCATAGGAAAGCCAAGCTTTTCTCTCTCTTCATAGTACTTGCGCGCCGCTTTTCGAGCGAGTGTGCGAACCCGGGCAATATAGCCGGTTCGTTCTGTTACGGAAATGGCGCCCCGGGCGTCAAGCAAATTGAAGCTATGGGAGCATTTTAAAATATAGTCATACGCAGGAAAAACAAGATCGCGCGCTAGTGCTCTTTCTGCTTCTTTTTCATAAGTAGAAAACAACTCAAACAACATGTCTACATCAGAAACTTCGAATGTATACGTAGAATGTTCATACTCTGGCTGTAAAAAGATATCGCCATAGGTGAACCCTTCGACCCACTCCAAGTCAAATACATTTTCTTTATCTTGGATATATGTGGCCAATCGTTCCAATCCATAAGTAATCTCTGCAGACACGGGATTAGCCTCCATGCCGCCTACTTGCTGGAAATACGTAAATTGGGTAATTTCCATCCCATCTAGCCATACTTCCCAACCGAGGCCCGCACACCCGAGCGTTGGGTTTTCCCAGTTGTCTTCTACGAACCGAATGTCATGTTTTAAAGGATCAATGCCTAATGCACGAAGACTATCCAAATATAACTCTTGGATGTTCAATGGAGACGGCTTCATAATGACTTGAAACTGGTGGTGTTGGTAAAGCCGGTTCGGGTTTTCACCATAACGCCCATCAGCAGGACGACGGGATGGCTCCACATACGCAACATTCCAAGGCTCTGGGCCAATCGTGCGCAACAACGTATGGGGGCTCATTGTGCCTGCCCCTTTTTCGGTGTCATACGCATTTAAAATAATGCAATTTTGTTTCGCCCAGAATGATTGGAGCGTTAAAATCATGGTTTGTACATTCATTGATCAACTTCCTCCTTTTTCAGCGCAGAAGACAAAAAAGCGCCCCTACGCCTATTGGCGTAGGGACGAGGTTCACCCGCGGTTCCACCCTACTTATTAAACGCTTATTAAGTTCCTCAGACATCAGCCTAAGTGACCTCAACTTAATTTAAGCGTCTAATCTCTTTCTTCCGAATGTGCTCAGGAAGCGCCTTCAACATTTTCTGGCTCTTTGGCTTCCACCCTCCCAAAGTCGCTACAAACCAGTCGGCAAATGCTGTTTTTTTCCGTCACTGCACCTATAATCGTATCCACATTATACGCTTGCTCCTCCTACTTGTCAACGTCACTGTTTAAGCCGCCAATTTTGTCTAGTTGGCTAATAAAGCGGCGCGCTTTTAACTGTACCCCCACATACTCATCGTAGTAGGTGCGGATAATCAATTCCAACCGCCGCTTCGTTTCAGCTTTCACAGAAATGGTGCCTACTTTCGTCAAATCGACGTAATAAAGCACTCGAAACAACTTGGCAAATGGGAGAGTAATCGGGAAAGCGCGCTCGTCTTTATGAATACAATTCCTGCATAAAAACCCAGCAAAAGCAACTGAAAAAGCAACAGGATCACGGGTCTCTGAGCGGCAAGAGGCACAGCAATCAAGCTCCGGTTTAGCTCCAGCTAGTGGAAGCATCTTCATATCCAAGATTCGGGCAATTATTTCCGCGTCTTGTCCGGCGTTGATTTGCCGCAACGCCAGCAGAAGCCAATCAAATAAAAAGAACGTCGGTTTGCGCTCTTCCGTCAGTTTGTCGACAAGTTCAGTTATATAAGCGGCATAGGCCGATTTAACGATATCAAATTGCAGTTCTTTAAATGAATCGACGGCCTCCCCTTGGCTTAAAGAGGGAAGACCGTTTCCTTGAAAATATAAGTAACTTCCATAAACAAACGGCTGTGTTACAGCGGCAAAGCGACTGTTAGGCTTTTTTGCCCCCTTCGCCAAAACAGCAAGTTTGCCGTCTTCTTTTGTAAAAAGAGTCACGACTTTATTTGTTTCGCCATAATCAATTGATTTTAGCACGATTGCATCTTGTTTTTTTAACATTGTCCATCCTTACAGCAAGCAACAGGATTTAAGATAAGGTTGAATCCGATAAATCATCTGGTTCATAAGCCGTTTCCTCTTGCACTTCCATGTCCCGCTCCAACTCTTTATGAAGCAGGTATGTTTCAACGTTGCCCGTTTGCGAAAACACTTTCCATGTTAGAACAAGCATGTTAAACGCCTCCCTCTCCTTAAGTCTTCGGTTGTATCATTCCCTTATCCGCATCGCCCATTCGATGGAAATATTGTTAATTGCCTGCGCTTGACTTTTTTGATTTGGTTAATTTTATCAGATTGTTTGTTTAATCATAAATCAGGCGACACAAAAAAACAATGGTCAAACGCCCAGTTTGAACCCATTGTTTTCCCAGTTAATATTCATTTTCATTAAAACCATAATCCTTTAATTGAGACGGTCGGTTACGCCAGTCTTTTTGGACTTTCACCCACAGTTCCAAATAGACACTGGAACCAAGCAGCGCTTCAATGTCGCCTCTAGCAAGCTGGCCGACTTCTTTTAGCATGGCACCATGTTTGCCAATGATAATGCCTTTTTGCGACGAGCGTTCGACGATGACAGTGGCGCCAACATATACTTTGCCATTGTCCCGCTTTTTGATTTGTTCAATGACTACAGCGACAGAATGTGGAATTTCTTCTTTCGTCAAATGAAGAACTTTTTCGCGAATAAGCTCCGCAATTATAAACCGTTCTGGGTGGTCCGTCACTTGGTCTGCTGGATAATATTGCGGCCCTTCTTCCATGTGCTCCACAATTTGTTCGACAAGCGTTGGCACATTATTCCCTTCCAATGCAGAAATCGGGATAATTTCTGCAAATGGATAACGATCCTTGTACAAATCAATCACTTTAAGCAGCTCTTCTGGAGAAACTTTATCAATTTTGTTAATTAATAAAAACACTGGCGTTTTCGTTTCATGAAGTCGTTCGATAATATACTGTTCACCAGGGCCGAATTTCGCATCCGCTTCCACCACGTATAAAATCAAATCCACTTCGCGGAGCGTATTTTTTGCGACTTTCATCATAAAGTCGCCTAGCCGGTGTTTTGGTTTGTGAATGCCAGGCGTGTCCATAAAGACAATTTGCGCGTCGTCTCGCGTCAACACGCCTTGTACTTTATTCCGTGTTGTTTGCGGCTTGTCTGACATAATGGCAATTTTCTGGCCAATCACCCGGTTTAAAAGGGTTGACTTTCCAACATTTGGCCTGCCAATAATGGACACAAACCCCGATTTAAATGTTGTTGTTTTTTGCTTCATATAAATCCTCCGCTTTAAAAAATCCAGGCAGCAATTCTTCCACTGTTGTTTGTTTCACATTTCCTTTTAAGTTACATAAATAAACAGGCATTTCTGGCGGACACAATTCGGCCAGCACTTGCCTGCATGCACCGCATGGCGAGACCGGGCCTGGTGTGTCTGCAGCAACTGCCATTGCTTTAAATGGCTTTTGCCCCGCTCGATATGCTTTAAACAAAGCAGTCCGCTCCGCGCAATTCGCTAAGCTATATGCTGCATTTTCAATATTTCCCCCTAAGACAACTGAACCGTCTTCAAGGAGCAACGCCGCTCCTACAGCGAATGATGAATAAGGGACGTAGGCGTCCTTCCTTGCCGCGATCGCTTGTTGCATTAATGTTTCGGCATCCATTTTAGCACGACTCCTTCTTACTGGAATAATTCGAACAAGTACGGAAAAAAGATCATTACTCCTATTACCGCAGCAAAAATACAGAACACAAACACACTGGCGGCAGCAATGTCTTTTGCACGCTTTGCTAAAGGGCGGTATTCTTCCGTCACTAAGTCGACGGTACGTTCAATTGCCGTATTCATCACTTCCAGTGACAGTACACCGCCGACCACAAGCAAAAGCACGAGCCACCGCTCAATTGAAACAGACAACGCCCAAGCAGCAATCAATACAACCGCCCCACTAATTAAGTGGATACGCATGTTCTGCTCATGCTTAATGACATCAATGAGCCCTGCGCTTGCGTAACGGAACGAATGCAAAAAGCGGCGAATTCCTTTATGATTCCGATCTCCCAAGCCCATAGGATTGTAAAATCTCCTCTTGTTTAGTGAACATTTGCTTTTCCTCTTCCTTGTTCATATGGTCGTAGCCAAGCAAATGAAGAAAGCCATGGACAACAAGGAAAGCAAGTTCCCGTTCAAACGAATGGCCATAGTCAGCAGCCTGCCTCTCGACATGGGGGACTGAAATGACGATGTCCCCTAACAAATTAGGTAAGCCAAGATCCTCATGAAAGGTTGGATCGAATTCGCCTGTCTCATCATTTAAGGCAAATGACAGTACATCCGTCGGGCGGTCAATCCCTCGATGTTCACGGTTTAACTCGTGAATGTCCTCTTCGGTAGTAAATGTCACCGACACCTCACTTTGCTGCAACAAGCTCACTTCTTTCGCAGCATGGTTTAGGACGTCCTTAACTAGTTGCAATTGCTCGCTTGAAAGAAACTGCCCTTCATCATTTAATTCCACATCAATCATGGCTTTTCTCCTTTAGGCTTTTCTTCTGGATACTCGATTCGTTGATGGAATGTGCCATTTAACGTTTCACATAAGGAAACTTTAATGGCGTTTAATTCGGCTAGCGTCAGATCAGACTCGTCGAATTGCCCATCTTCCAGCTTATCTTTAATAATTTTATCAACCAGATTTTCAATTTTATCAGGGGTCGGCTTTTGCATAGAACGAACTGCCGCTTCTACACTGTCCGCAATCGAAATGATTGACGTCACTTTCGTTTGCGGTTTTGGCCCAGGATAGCGAAATTGTGATTCTGGCAAAGGTTTTTCCGCATCCTCATTTGCTTTGTGGTAAAAAAACTTCAGCAAACTTGTGCCGTGGTGCTGTTCGGCAATATCAATAATCTCCTTAGGCATCTTATGTTGCCTAAGCAATTCTGCCCCATCGTAAGGATGGGAAATGATAATGGTCTTGCTGAGTTGGGGCGAAATTTTATCATGTGGATTTTCGCCTTTAAGTTGGTTTTCAATAAAAAAGTGGGGCCTCCGTGTTTTCCCTAGATCATGGTAATAAGCGCCAACACGGGCTAACAGCCCATTTTCCCCGAGCACCTCGCAAGCAGCTTCAGCCAAATTGCCGACAACCACACTATGATGGTATGTCCCGGGAGCTTCAGTCAAGATTTTCCGCAAGAGCGGATGGTTCGGGTTCGAGAGTTCGATTAACCTTGTAACTGATAAAATCCCAAAAGCTGTTTCAATAAATGGCAAAAGCCCAATCGTCAGCACCGCAGCTATAAATGCAGACAAAAATGCTGCTGAAAAATGCAAGCCAATCTCCATTACATTTAAATGGATGCTTTTCATTAATAATAGCGCAAGTACAGTGATAATATTCGCGCAAGCAACAAACAGACCGGCCCGCAAAATCCGCGTAGCTTTGTTGGTACTATTTAAAAAGTAGGTAGCCGTTAAACAGCTTATAAATATATAGAAACCATACGTAAATGAAAATGTGCTCGTAGAATCGTGATTGTAATAAACGCTGCCAATAATCGCAAACAAAAAGCTAGAAACAATCGCGATTTTTGGCTGCAACAATAACGTAAGGAGCATTGCCCCTGCTGCAGCTGGGACAACAAACCCAAATCCGTTTATCATCAATAGGCTCTCTAAGTAACTCGATGTTTTCATTAATGCCACAATCACGGTAAAGACGATCGCATACATGAGCAAATGGGAGTTGTCAGTGGCAACGGTCGTTTGCGAATCGTTTAAAAAATAGGCTAAAACCGCGATCAGAATGAAAACAAATAGGGCTAACCCTATGTAGGGATAAATGATTAATGAATCATCGAGCAAGCCGACAAGGCGGAGCTGTTCGTAAACTTGGTGGTTAACGATGTCCCCTTGTTTTACAATTAGCTCCCCTTCGCGAATGAGAACAGGCTCGATCGCTTCAGATGTTTCCTGCCTTAATCGTTGTGTTGCTTCTGCATCATATGTAACATTGAACACAATCGCCATGTCAACAATTTCAGCGACAGCATGGCGCACATCAGAAACAAGCGTCGAAATGCTTTCAATTTGGTCTCGCGCTTCTTGTTTTACCTCCTGCAAATCGCCAACACGAATTTGTTGGCTCATCGTTTCATGAACTGTATTTACCGAGGTGTCCAGGGCTAATTGGAATTGGGCATCCGTAGCCTCAAGCAAGGCGACGATCGTTTCATCTTGCAAATCAGCATTTGTAGTATCGGAGAAATCAGCGCGCACACGTTCAACTTGGTCTTCAAGAGGCATGTTCTGGTCATCGCTGTCCTCCTCCTCCCCTTCCAGCTCGGCTGAGTCTTCCCTCACACTTCCAATTACACTAAAGATATCATTGACTTGCTGAACTCTGTCTTCTTCGTATTTTGTATTGTGCTTCATTTGGGAATCAATGCTGGCGATCGCTTCCGTCCTTCGCTGCTCCGTTGCCGCTTGGTCCACTACCGTCATAGGTGCACGAATATCTTGCTCCGCTGGCTCGGACAAATTTACGTTTAGCCGCTCTGGTATGACGTTGTCTAACATCGATACATAAATCAGAACGCCTAGGATCGCGAGAATGGTTACACGAATATAGGGTTGGTGTTTAATTTTTCGCCACCATGCACGAGTGGAAGGCGCTTTACGTTTGTCTGCAGCCATAGCTGGTCACCTCGCTTTCTGCCCAAAAAACGTTTTGGTCACTGCTCGTTTTCTGTACGTTCGTATGCCTCAAGAATTCGTTGGACTAGCAAATGCCTGACTACATCGCTTGCTTGCAAGTAAACGAAACCAATGCCTTTCACGGTTTTCAGCTTTGCCAATGCTGCTTGTAAACCTGACCGTTTGCCTTTTGGCAAGTCCACTTGTGTCAAGTCTCCATTTATAACCATTTTCGAACCAAAACCTAACCGAGTAACAAACATTTTTATTTGCTCTTCGGTTGTGTTTTGGGCCTCGTCCAAAATGACGAACGCATCATCAAGTGTACGCCCTCGCATATAGGCAAGCGGCGCGACCTCGATCGTCCCTCTTTCCATTAACCTTGCTGTATGCTCCACGCCTAAAACTTCATGGAGCGCGTCATAAATGGGACGCAAGTAAGGGTCCACTTTTTCTTTCAAATCCCCTGGCAAGAAACCGAGGCTCTCTCCGGCTTCAACAGCAGGCCTAGTCAAAACGATCCGTTGCACATGGCCCTCTTTTAAGGCAGCAACAGCCATGACGACAGCTAAATAGGTTTTGCCAGTCCCCGCTGGGCCGACACCAAAAACCATGTCGTGTTTTTTAATCGTCGATACATAGTGCCTTTGGCCAAGTGATTTTGCGCGGATATTTTTCCCTTTTACAGTCGTTGCAATATTTTCGTCGTATAAATCATGAAGTTCCTCCAGCTTGCCAGCCGCTTCTAGCTGTACGGCGTACAAGACATCACGCTCACTTATTTGCTGTTGCCGTTCGACCACTTGTTCAAGCGCTTGAAGGACATTGGCGGCGCGCTCAATTTCACTTGCTTCACCAATCGCTAATATTGCTTCGCCTCTTGTGACGAGTTGGATCGACAACTCTTCCTCCAATCGTTTTAAATGCTGGTCATTTGGCCCATATAGCGCTTGCGTAATACGAGCGTCTTTTGCGCCTAGCTGGATTAAAGATGTTTCAGACAATCGCCTCAGTCTCCTTGGATAATTGGTTTTTCGCGTGCAATTTCTTCTAGAACTTGGTAATGAATCATTAAAGAAACTTTATCATTTTCGACCGCTTCTTGCAAAACATGTTCAGACATGATTTCCGCATCTTCTGGAATTTTCTCTCTTAACTCCCGCCGCGCTTCCTCTTTCGCGACTGCAACAGCTTCCTCTTTTGTATACGTGCGAGTAAATTCTAAGGTTTCACGCTGTTCGATCGTACGGAACTGAATCGGCAAACGATAGCCAAATAAAGACCACTCCGTCTCCTGTTCAAACGTCTCATACGTCTCATAATCCGGTTCTTTTATGTTCCAAAAAGGAATCTCTATGTCACCTAATACAAGCACACGCTTGCTTTGTTGCTCGCCTGTCAAAGAAGCAAATGTGTTTTCGAACGGAACAGTTACAGAAGAAGTATACCATATTTCACCGATTACCGATGCTTTTGCAGCTACAGTCTGTTCTTTTCCTTCAGCGCCAATAAATCCGGATACAAGCAATTCGCCTTCTTCTACAAAATCATTGGTTTTTTTCACCGCTTTGCCATCTTCTACAAACATTTTATGGATGACCGCTTTTTTTGCGGCAACAAGATGACGGGGACTCAACAACTCAGGGGCTTCTTGGCGTACTTGCTCGACTACCTCAAATTCAAAGGTCGTCCCTTTTTTGCGCACACCAATCCAAGTTGCCTCATCGATATGCTCCGTTACAATGCGTTGCACTTCGTCAGGTTGCGGTAATGTAAACTGAAAAGCGCCTCGCCTAATGCCAATTTCATCGATCACTTCACGCAACTCTTGTTCGACGTGGGGGGACGCTCCCTTGATGTGAATTCCCCATACCATACTCGACGAAAACAACATGAGCATGAAAAAGGCCACCATCCCAATGGCAAACCCGGCGCGGATTTTTACTTTTTTCATAAAAAAAGGCAAACCAGATCGTTTTGTAAAGGTTGTCTTACATCCAGAATGTCGAAAGAGAACACGGATTTTTGCAATATTGTTCAACGCTACATCAAACTGAATGTTGTCATTACCTCCATGCCGGACATTCCAGACATGGACATCGTTTTTTAGGCATGCATTCAGTAGCCTTTCTGGATATTGGCCAGCCACTTCTACCGTAACAGACCCAATAAATGATTTAAGGAAATCATTTCGCATCTCCGTCTGGCTCCTTTCTTAACGGTTCTTTTTGTCATCAATGAACAGCACTTCATCAATCCGCCCTTCCAACAGTAACTCTTCGGGCAAAATCGTTTTTAATACAAACCCGTCACCTTTTATCAGCAACTGACCTTGCTTTAAAAGAAGGCGAAGCTCCTGGCTGGAAAAACGGAGCACACCTTGATGGTTTTCAATGTAAATATGCAGCTGGCCGATCATTGTGATTCGCGGCAAATCCATGAGGACATCAGCAGGAAGCTGCATGTGATGGGCAATCCAGTTTTTCATTCGGCTCGTCATCTTTTTCATTTGGCAGCCCCCTCTCCTAACGAGTCTATGAATCAATGAAGGGAAATAGCACAAAAAACCGCAGCCCAATGGGGGGCTGCGGTAAGGTTGCCGACAAAGTCGACAATATCAAGCTGAAATGCCTGTTTATTAATACTGTCTACGAGGGTATTTTGCCAATTTCCGTCCTTTAGGCGGGCCTAAAATTTCCGCCAAAACAACGGCTTTCATCGCTTCTTTTCCAGAAAGCTGAGACAGGTTTAAATCAAGGGGCTCACCGGCATTCGCCTCGTCCCTTTTTCTAGAAGCTAAATTCTGTTCTGCCTCTTTAAACCTGTTGACACGTTCTTGCAGTTGGTGTCTGCGCTCCTGGAGTTTTTCTGTTTTCTCTAGTGCACGCTCACTTGCTTCAACACTTGCAGGTTGAATATCTGGTTGAGCAGGCGGGGCGGATTCTTGCGGAAAATAGTCTTCCCAGCGTATTTCCTGCTGCTTCGGCTGTCTATGATCGACGCGAGGCTGCGTTTGTACCGGTCCTCGTTGCGGCCGTTGCTGCGGCTGTTGTTCAACAGGAGGCTGTTCTGGTTCTTCTTCGCCTCTGTTGTTCTGTTGTTGAGTGGCCTGACCCATTCGCGAGAAAAAGCTGACCAATCCACCAATAAGCAAAATCAGAAGGAACGGATTGGCAAACAGAAAATCAAATAAACCGGACATTCAATCCCCTCCTGTTTATTTGTCGTTACGGTTGCGAGGGTCATTTTTCGAATGCTGTTCGTCTTTCGTTCCAGATGCTTTGCTGATCGAATCTCTCATATCCGTATCAGCCATTACATTTTGGTAATTCATATAATCCATTACGCCCATATGGCCTTGACGGAGTGCTTCGGAAAGAGCCATTGGTACTTCTGCCTCTGCTTCCACAACCTTCGCGCGCATTTCTTCGACACGGGCCTTCATTTCTTGCTCTTTCGCTACAGCCATCGCGCGACGCTCTTCTGCTTTGGCTTGAGCAATGTTTTTGTCTGCTTGCGCTTGGTCTGTTTGCAATTCTGCACCAATGTTTTTGCCGATATCAATATCTGCAATATCAATCGATAAGATTTCAAAGGCTGTTCCTGAATCAAGCCCTTTTGAAAGGACGGTCTGTGAAATCATGTCTGGGTTTTCAAGCACTTTTTTATGATCGTCTTGTGAACCAATTGTCGAAACAATCCCTTCGCCGACACGGGCAATGACCGTGTCCTCCCCGGCACCACCAACCAGGCGGT is a genomic window of Shouchella clausii containing:
- the floA gene encoding flotillin-like protein FloA (flotillin-like protein involved in membrane lipid rafts) — encoded protein: MNDSTIFVLIAIALAIILIAILFTFVPVALWISAIAAGVKIGIFELVGMRLRRVVPARVVNPLIKAVKAGLDLDTSRLEGHYLAGGNVDRVVNALIAAQRANIDLSFERAAAIDLAGRDVLEAVQMSVNPKVIETPFIAGVAMDGIEVKAKARITVRANIDRLVGGAGEDTVIARVGEGIVSTIGSQDDHKKVLENPDMISQTVLSKGLDSGTAFEILSIDIADIDIGKNIGAELQTDQAQADKNIAQAKAEERRAMAVAKEQEMKARVEEMRAKVVEAEAEVPMALSEALRQGHMGVMDYMNYQNVMADTDMRDSISKASGTKDEQHSKNDPRNRNDK
- a CDS encoding PhoH family protein — encoded protein: MSETSLIQLGAKDARITQALYGPNDQHLKRLEEELSIQLVTRGEAILAIGEASEIERAANVLQALEQVVERQQQISERDVLYAVQLEAAGKLEELHDLYDENIATTVKGKNIRAKSLGQRHYVSTIKKHDMVFGVGPAGTGKTYLAVVMAVAALKEGHVQRIVLTRPAVEAGESLGFLPGDLKEKVDPYLRPIYDALHEVLGVEHTARLMERGTIEVAPLAYMRGRTLDDAFVILDEAQNTTEEQIKMFVTRLGFGSKMVINGDLTQVDLPKGKRSGLQAALAKLKTVKGIGFVYLQASDVVRHLLVQRILEAYERTENEQ
- a CDS encoding diacylglycerol kinase, with protein sequence MGLGDRNHKGIRRFLHSFRYASAGLIDVIKHEQNMRIHLISGAVVLIAAWALSVSIERWLVLLLVVGGVLSLEVMNTAIERTVDLVTEEYRPLAKRAKDIAAASVFVFCIFAAVIGVMIFFPYLFELFQ
- the glyQ gene encoding glycine--tRNA ligase subunit alpha, with amino-acid sequence MNVQTMILTLQSFWAKQNCIILNAYDTEKGAGTMSPHTLLRTIGPEPWNVAYVEPSRRPADGRYGENPNRLYQHHQFQVIMKPSPLNIQELYLDSLRALGIDPLKHDIRFVEDNWENPTLGCAGLGWEVWLDGMEITQFTYFQQVGGMEANPVSAEITYGLERLATYIQDKENVFDLEWVEGFTYGDIFLQPEYEHSTYTFEVSDVDMLFELFSTYEKEAERALARDLVFPAYDYILKCSHSFNLLDARGAISVTERTGYIARVRTLARKAARKYYEEREKLGFPMLKKEDAHDE
- the yqfC gene encoding sporulation protein YqfC → MKKMTSRMKNWIAHHMQLPADVLMDLPRITMIGQLHIYIENHQGVLRFSSQELRLLLKQGQLLIKGDGFVLKTILPEELLLEGRIDEVLFIDDKKNR
- a CDS encoding YqzL family protein; protein product: MLVLTWKVFSQTGNVETYLLHKELERDMEVQEETAYEPDDLSDSTLS
- the era gene encoding GTPase Era, which produces MKQKTTTFKSGFVSIIGRPNVGKSTLLNRVIGQKIAIMSDKPQTTRNKVQGVLTRDDAQIVFMDTPGIHKPKHRLGDFMMKVAKNTLREVDLILYVVEADAKFGPGEQYIIERLHETKTPVFLLINKIDKVSPEELLKVIDLYKDRYPFAEIIPISALEGNNVPTLVEQIVEHMEEGPQYYPADQVTDHPERFIIAELIREKVLHLTKEEIPHSVAVVIEQIKKRDNGKVYVGATVIVERSSQKGIIIGKHGAMLKEVGQLARGDIEALLGSSVYLELWVKVQKDWRNRPSQLKDYGFNENEY
- the ybeY gene encoding rRNA maturation RNase YbeY: MIDVELNDEGQFLSSEQLQLVKDVLNHAAKEVSLLQQSEVSVTFTTEEDIHELNREHRGIDRPTDVLSFALNDETGEFDPTFHEDLGLPNLLGDIVISVPHVERQAADYGHSFERELAFLVVHGFLHLLGYDHMNKEEEKQMFTKQEEILQSYGLGRSES
- the yqfD gene encoding sporulation protein YqfD — protein: MRNDFLKSFIGSVTVEVAGQYPERLLNACLKNDVHVWNVRHGGNDNIQFDVALNNIAKIRVLFRHSGCKTTFTKRSGLPFFMKKVKIRAGFAIGMVAFFMLMLFSSSMVWGIHIKGASPHVEQELREVIDEIGIRRGAFQFTLPQPDEVQRIVTEHIDEATWIGVRKKGTTFEFEVVEQVRQEAPELLSPRHLVAAKKAVIHKMFVEDGKAVKKTNDFVEEGELLVSGFIGAEGKEQTVAAKASVIGEIWYTSSVTVPFENTFASLTGEQQSKRVLVLGDIEIPFWNIKEPDYETYETFEQETEWSLFGYRLPIQFRTIEQRETLEFTRTYTKEEAVAVAKEEARRELREKIPEDAEIMSEHVLQEAVENDKVSLMIHYQVLEEIAREKPIIQGD
- the cdd gene encoding cytidine deaminase, whose protein sequence is MDAETLMQQAIAARKDAYVPYSSFAVGAALLLEDGSVVLGGNIENAAYSLANCAERTALFKAYRAGQKPFKAMAVAADTPGPVSPCGACRQVLAELCPPEMPVYLCNLKGNVKQTTVEELLPGFFKAEDLYEAKNNNI
- the recO gene encoding DNA repair protein RecO is translated as MLKKQDAIVLKSIDYGETNKVVTLFTKEDGKLAVLAKGAKKPNSRFAAVTQPFVYGSYLYFQGNGLPSLSQGEAVDSFKELQFDIVKSAYAAYITELVDKLTEERKPTFFLFDWLLLALRQINAGQDAEIIARILDMKMLPLAGAKPELDCCASCRSETRDPVAFSVAFAGFLCRNCIHKDERAFPITLPFAKLFRVLYYVDLTKVGTISVKAETKRRLELIIRTYYDEYVGVQLKARRFISQLDKIGGLNSDVDK
- a CDS encoding HD family phosphohydrolase produces the protein MAADKRKAPSTRAWWRKIKHQPYIRVTILAILGVLIYVSMLDNVIPERLNVNLSEPAEQDIRAPMTVVDQAATEQRRTEAIASIDSQMKHNTKYEEDRVQQVNDIFSVIGSVREDSAELEGEEEDSDDQNMPLEDQVERVRADFSDTTNADLQDETIVALLEATDAQFQLALDTSVNTVHETMSQQIRVGDLQEVKQEARDQIESISTLVSDVRHAVAEIVDMAIVFNVTYDAEATQRLRQETSEAIEPVLIREGELIVKQGDIVNHQVYEQLRLVGLLDDSLIIYPYIGLALFVFILIAVLAYFLNDSQTTVATDNSHLLMYAIVFTVIVALMKTSSYLESLLMINGFGFVVPAAAGAMLLTLLLQPKIAIVSSFLFAIIGSVYYNHDSTSTFSFTYGFYIFISCLTATYFLNSTNKATRILRAGLFVACANIITVLALLLMKSIHLNVMEIGLHFSAAFLSAFIAAVLTIGLLPFIETAFGILSVTRLIELSNPNHPLLRKILTEAPGTYHHSVVVGNLAEAACEVLGENGLLARVGAYYHDLGKTRRPHFFIENQLKGENPHDKISPQLSKTIIISHPYDGAELLRQHKMPKEIIDIAEQHHGTSLLKFFYHKANEDAEKPLPESQFRYPGPKPQTKVTSIISIADSVEAAVRSMQKPTPDKIENLVDKIIKDKLEDGQFDESDLTLAELNAIKVSLCETLNGTFHQRIEYPEEKPKGEKP